Proteins found in one Mytilus edulis chromosome 2, xbMytEdul2.2, whole genome shotgun sequence genomic segment:
- the LOC139511238 gene encoding tyrosinase-like protein — MCKLYVYVVTLFLTYVSCRTTNNLYKQGSSFAFPKTFAECTDMIVNPSTPKYVVQAVQSRCLDGFISVDHTHRWARNMTRDEQNYIKSVFRKVINNAAQLNKLRHKRDVGLFPRRLRREVRAAPYQHWQNYARNVRRLKYETITHNGRSKYDVLADIHSIAVINAHDGPNFLPWHRLYLILMESALGTPIPYWDSTIDYEMEDPVESILWTARYFGNGYGMVRTGPFANFDTPLGKLFRNIGSDGALYNKPGVNMLLSKFRLQQISEPMADMQASVEGQHNSVHIWVDGVMNNLESSPHDPVFFCHHAFVDFIWELFRKQQITRGIDPATDTFEQPANVTFQDINEVSVGLRGYYNNDGYSDKIANMVKYDPQPHCPTCAGSQDLYCDEKRVCVSRRRDPREFAGQPEEAMDMAMNNGMMNNEMMNNGMMNNEMMNNGMMNNEMMNNGMMNNGMRNNNQNTRPFPFYNRDMRVRMDSVTLNYNNMMMTGSMDERSKMMTMMGNMNRQMNRPQMMTNGNGQSESAGRMNMPSMMNVDTSLRIDLPQMMRNGDRLYDVSGRMNGPSIMHVDTNVMSNSFIPMNLNNQHGINSNIRVNQLVNPFISPNHIHRMPVGPGAVIDLGPGLTVVGAGAKINFLQPNGFRGRFPGMKVPTY, encoded by the exons ATGTGCAAACTCTACGTGTATGTGGTGACTCTGTTTCTAACTTATGTTAGCTGCAGAACAACCAACAACTTGTACAAGCAAGGATCATCATTTGCCTTCCCTAAAACCTTCGCAGAATGTACTGATATGATAGTCAATCCAAGCACTCCTAAGTATGTAGTACAAGCCGTACAGAGCAGGTGCTTggatggattcatttcagttgacCATACGCATAGATGGGCAAGGAACATGACACGCGACGAACAGAACTATATCAAATCCGTTTTCAGGAAAGTCATAAACAATGCTGCTCAGTTAAATAAGCTCAGACATAAGAGGGACGTTGGATTATTTCCAAGGAGATTGAGACGTGAAGTAAGAGCTGCACCATACCAACACTGGCAAAATTATGCGAGAAATGTTAGACGGCTGAAGTATGAAACG ATAACCCATAATGGAAGAAGTAAATATGATGTCCTTGCAGACATTCATTCAATAGCGGTAATCAACGCCCATGATGGACCAAACTTTCTACCATGGCACAGATTATACTTGATATT AATGGAATCTGCACTTGGCACACCAATTCCTTATTGGGACTCTACCATTGACTATGAAATGGAGGATCCTGTGGAATCCATTCTATGGACAGCCAGATATTTTGGGAATGGTTATGGTATGGTGAGGACAGGTCCATTTGCTAATTTCGACACACCTCTCGGAAAACTGTTTCGAAACATTGGAAGTGATGGTGCGTTGTATAACAAACCCGGAGTTAACATGCTTTTGTCAAAATTTAGACTACAACAAATTTCTGAACCAATGGCAGATATGCAAGCTTCAGTTGAGGGACAACATAACAGTGTACATATCTGGGTTGATGGTGTTATGAATAACTTGGAATCTAGTCCCCATGACCCAGTTTTTTTCTGTCATCATGCCTTTGTAGACTTTATATGGGAAttgtttagaaaacaacaaatcaCTCGTGGTATCGATCCAGCTACTGATACTTTTGAACAACCAGCAAACGTAACGTTTCAAGATATAAACGAGGTATCGGTCGGCCTTAGAGGATATTATAACAATGATGGTTATTCAGATAAGATAGCAAACATGGTGAAATACGATCCTCAACCACATTGTCCAACATGTGCAGGCAGTCAAGATCTGTATTGTGACGAAAAAAGGGTATGTGTAAGCAGAAGAAGAGACCCAAGAGAGTTTGCTGGACAACCGGAAGAAGCTATGGATATGGCAATGAACAATGGAATGATGAACAACGAAATGATGAATAATGGAATGATGAACAACGAAATGATGAATAATGGAATGATGAACAACGAAATGATGAATAATGGAATGATGAACAATGGAATGAGGAACAACAATCAAAATACCAGACCATTTCCGTTCTACAACAGAGACATGCGTGTTCGTATGGATTCTGTTACATTGAATTATAATAACATGATGATGACAGGAAGTATGGACGAGAGATCTAAAATGATGACAATGATGGGAAATATGAACAGACAAATGAATCGGCCACAAATGATGACAAATGGGAACGGACAGTCAGAATCCGCTGGTAGAATGAACATGCCATCAATGATGAATGTTGATACAAGTTTGAGAATAGATCTTCCACAAATGATGAGAAATGGGGACCGACTATATGACGTTTCCGGCAGAATGAATGGTCCATCAATAATGCATGTTGATACAAATGTTATGTCGAACTCTTTCATACCAATGAATTTAAACAATCAACATGGAATCAATTCAAACATCAGGGTGAACCAACTGGTTAATCCTTTTATATCACCAAACCATATTCACAGAATGCCAGTGGGTCCTGGAGCAGTAATAGATCTAGGTCCTGGGTTAACAGTCGTGGGTGCTGGTGCCAAAATAAATTTCCTGCAGCCAAATGGATTCAGAGGTCGATTTCCAGGAATGAAGGTTCCGACATATTGA